The following is a genomic window from Cyanobacteria bacterium QS_8_64_29.
GTCAGAGAAATTCCGCTCGATCGGATCCACCGGCCGCTGCCGCGGCAAAACGATCCGGACAAAGTCGAGGCCCTAATGGCCTCCATCCGCGAGCACGGGCTCCAAGAGCCCATCGATGTGCTGGAGGTGGACGGGCAGTACTACAGCTTCTCGGGCTGCCATCGCTTTGAAGCGCACCAGCGTTTGGGCAAAG
Proteins encoded in this region:
- a CDS encoding chromosome partitioning protein ParB; translated protein: MSATVREIPLDRIHRPLPRQNDPDKVEALMASIREHGLQEPIDVLEVDGQYYSFSGCHRFEAHQRLGK